One Orcinus orca chromosome 8, mOrcOrc1.1, whole genome shotgun sequence genomic window, CCCCCACTTGGAAAGGAGTCCTTTTCTCTTACCGTTGACAGTTTGCCTTGATGATCGGTGTGGTGGAGCTACCACTTGAGGCCTCTGCACGTGGCAGTAGGCTAGACAGAACGTTGACGGAGAAGTCGTCTCAGAACAGAGCCCGCAGAGGGTGTTGCTGTGTGGAGATGATGGAGTCAGGTGGGCCggagaaagagaagacaagtCCCCCCTCACCTCAGTCGACGTCGAGTGTCACGGTGCCGCCCTGTGTCTTAAGGCAGCTGAATCCTCCCCCAGAGAGTGAGCACCCTGTGTCTTGCGAAGACATgccatttatatttctgttgaaaTTCCATAAAATCCctgattcccttttctcctgccCTTCGACCTAGATTGGCCCTCACTTATGGGGATAACTGGCCCTAAACACTAACGTCTGAGGCCGTGAGGACTGTATTAGGTGTCTGTTGCTGCAGAACGAATCAGCACAAGACACGTGGGCGTAAGACAGCCAGTGTTTATTATCTCACACGGATTCTGAGGGTCTGTGGTCCAGGAGCTGCTGAGCCGGCTGGTTCCGGCTCGGGGTCTCTGGATGCTGGAGTTACGAGTCAGCCAGCCTGCAGTCAGCTTGCTGGGGTCTCACACGGATTCTGAGGGTCTGTGGTCCTCACCGCGTGGACCTCTCCACAGGGCTGCTGGAGTGTCCTCGAGACACTGTGCGGGTGACCCACGTCGGCAGGGCAGAGGTGACATTGTCAGTGCCTAGATTCAGAGGTCACGTGCTGCCTCTTCCTGTGTGTTCTGCTCATCAAGGTCACCCTGATCCGGTCAGGGGACCGCACAGGGCAGGAATAccaaggggtggggaggtgaggtcCAGtagggccatcttggaggctggctgccCCGCTGGTGACTTGACCTCCAACTTCTGTAGCCTGGTGCCCAGTGGGTGCTTCCAGAGCAGCAAGAGAAGAAGCACCGCTGCCCCCTGGGCCCCCGCCCCCTTTTTGTTTTGAGAGCTTGATATTTAGATCAAGTAGAGCTGTTGGTTAGTCACTTCACTCTTGAATGTTTTGTAAATTCACAGATCGGGTGCTACCAAGGTTTTGCTCTTGCCTGGAGATGTCTCCTGCACGGCTGCACCACTGAGAAAGACAGGTAAAGCTGAGCCTTCTTTCTTCttcggtgtctggacgggaagtTCCGGTTTCATAGCTCACTCTGACCCTGGGCGGttagtctcctcacctgtaaaatggagaaataacCAGGCCGAACCTGAAACGTTGTCATGAGGTTTACAGGAAATAGTAACTAGAAAGCGCCGGGCGCATTTCTGGTGTTGGGTGAACATCCCTTGTTATTACTTCCCAAGGGTCCTTGGATCCCCCTGCCTTTTCCCTGGAGACACATTTCATGTGTTTCACAGGTGTCGGGTACCTGGAAGCACTAAGTAACCATGAGCTGTTATTTGTAGtgtttgtagcctttttttatttttttatttttttatttttggctgcgttgggtcttcgttgctgcacgtgggctttctctagttgtggcgagcgggggctcctcttcgttgcagtgcgcgggcttctcattgcggtggcctctcccaggcgcacaggcttcagcagttgtggcacacgggctcagcagttgtggctcgcaggctccagagcgcaggctcagctgctgcggaacacgggcttagttgctccgcggcatgtgggatcttcccggaccagggctcgaaccagtgtcccctgcattggcaggcggattttcacccactgcgccaccagggaagcccgtctgtAGCCTTTGGAGCGTGCTTGTGCTGGTTGCTGCTTCCTGAAGCCCCGGgaccctgtccccacccccggTCTTCATTCTTAAGCTGGAAACGCACCCTTACGTGAAAGGCCGTCCTGCCGCCCATGGGAGCCGACACTGGGCTTCGGCGGCTGCGCCGCATCATCTCGATGTCTGGTGGCTTTGCCTGGCCTGGGAGGGGTGCCCGGAGAGTGGGTAACAGAGCAGGGAAGCTGGCATTCCCCCGTCCACGTGACCTGTCATCTTATTTGGAATATTTTGAATTTCTAGAACTTGGGCCACAGCCATATGGAAATGTCAGAGCAGGGATGCTCAAGACAGTGTGGGTGACTGTGGGGTCGCCTGCCCTCTGACCTGTCCCGTCACGGAGCGCGTGGGAGTTGACCGGATTCGTCCATCAGCCGAGGGCCGTCTTGGGGAGATTTTCCTCTGAAGATTCAGTGGGAGTGGGCGGGTAGCTGGCGGTCAGGTTGGGACAGTGGTTGGCAGCCCCGGGCGCCACTGGGCGGCTGTCGGAGCGGAGCGTGGCTCCCCGCTCCCGGTCCAGGAAGGCGGGGTGGAGCGCACGGACTTGGAAGGCTCCAGCAGCCTCCCCTTCTCCCCGCCCCGGGATCTGCGGCTCACGGAGGGCCCGCACTGGGTGGGAAGGGTCTCGCACCTGGGGGCTGCCCATCCGCACCCCAGGGCAGGGGTTCCCTCCCCTCCTAAAGCCGTGCCCCCGGTCCATCCATCAGAGGGCCCGTGGCCCACCGCCCCGCCATCCCCACCCCACAGGCAGAGCCTAAAACCCTTTATCTTAGAGCAATGGATTTTGGATTTTCTAAGTCTACAGTTTTCCTAAAAATGGTAGAAGGCGGGCCGAGGATCTGCTTCTTTATGTTTCAAGTAAGGATGTTAGAAACACCTGCCACGTGTGTTATCCTTCAGTGAGCTAAGGGAACGGTAACACCAGAGAAGCTGTGTGGAGAGCCGTATCTCAGCTGAAGGATGGCGACCTTTCCATCAGGTGACCGTAGCTTTCTGACCTACCCCGAGATGCTCCTCTGCCCCTTCCGCAGTCGGGTGAAGGCTTTTTCCCTTACACCAGCCGTGAGCGGGTCACACCCTCCTGACACGCACTGGCTTTGACCGTGCGACGGGCTGGGTGTGTCTGGAGTAGCTTCACTGACCGGGGAGGGCAGGAATGACCCGTCGCTGCTTGCAGAGCTGGGAGTGGGTGGTAGTCATTGTTCCGTGGCAGGTTCAGCCGTTTCCCGCGTGTTGGCATCTGCCTTGCAACTCCCTGGGAACCAAGTGCTTTGTTGCTTTACTTCACTCGCTCTGGCCTTTTGCAGTTCTGTGTTTTCTCCAAGAGGTGGCCATCATAGTTCTTCTAAACTGGTTTAAAAGCCGCAGATGTGAGCAGGCCCTGGTCACTCTGAATGGCCGTTGCTTCATCCTAAGGATGAGTCCTTCAGGATTCCCAGGGATCAGATATCTGGCACGCTCCTGACACCCTGGGGATCAGATGTGGTGAGGGGAAGGTGGCTCGGCAGGGTCGCTTACCTGTGACCCAGAGGGCACCCACCCGCCCAGATGAAGCGAGGAGACTGACGTTTATCGAGCCCCTACTCTGTAGCACGTTCTGGGCTTTATCGTCCTGAGAGCCTGGGAGGTGGCCGTTaaggccccattttacagatgaggacgctgaggctcagagatgtgaaaCACCTGAGTGCCTCGGGGCGGTTGCGCTCCAGGCCGCCCACCAGCTGAGCTCCTCGTCTTCCTGGGAAAGGGAGCCGGAGCCGAACTCAAACACCGGCCACTGGTTTCTGCCCTATGGATGGAGGGGGCTTGCCGGTTTACCTGCTGTTAAACTCCCAGAGGCCGTGAGCGTGAAGATTGCAGATCCTGGAAAATCCCCAAGTCCAGAGCAGGCAAGGCTGTGCCCGGCACTCTTTCCCGTCTGCTTCTGTCCGCTCTGGGGTCAGACCTGGGGACCGGGGGTCGGCGTGCTTGTCGGTGTTGCCTTGGCCGCTGGGCCCGGATGGAGCCGTCCCTGTAAGGTCAGTTCGCTCTTGACGTCCAGATGCGGGTGCGGGCGGGCTCACGTTGCCAGGTGAGTAAAGGTTGTTTCGTGTGATGACAGTTAGTCACCAGCCCTGAGGCCAGGCACGCTCGGCACCAGCACTTTAAAGCCGGCGAGCGGCATCTGTTACGTAAGCTGAGCCTGTTGTGTGCAAAGGAccaaaagtctttatttctgtgttttacaGCAAAAAGATGAAGGTCTTAGAATCGCTGCTTGGAATGATTCAGAAATTCCCTTATGATGACCCTACTTATGATAAACTTCATGAAGACCTAGACAGAATTAGAGGGAAATTTAGGCAGGTTTGTGTCCTGTGTGTTTCCTTTGATCGGGGTGCCTTTCTCAGATGTAGCTGGGGCAGCCCTGGGGGCTCATTTCGCTAATGGTTTAGGCGCCACCGGtaacatacaaatggccagtaaaggAGACCCGTGTGTGTCGATGTAAGGAGACCGAGGGCCATGTAGGGAGCAGGTGTGGGAACTTCTTGAAGGGAGGTGACCTAGGCAAGTAGAGCTCCAGCTAGAGAGAAACCCGTGTGTGTGTCGATGTAAGGAGACCGAGGGCCATGTAGGGAGCAGGTGTGGGAACTTCTTGAAGGGAGGTGACCTAGGCAAGTAGAGCTCCAGCTAGAGAGAAACCCGTGTGTGTCGATGTAAGGAGACCGAGGGCCATGTAGGGAGCAGGTGTGGGAACTTCTTGAAGGGAGGTGACCTAGGCAAGTAGAGCTCCAGCTAGAGAGACTTCTgctctaatttaaaaaaacatttttttcttttgtgttttttcagCTTTGTTCATTACTAAACGTCCAGCCCGACTTTAAAATTAGTGCAGAAGGTTCCGGACTTTCATTTTGAGGATGACAGACGCACAAAGACGAAACATCAGGGAACAGATGTTCGTATGTTAAGtgtttaaaaatgtgattaaagGCAAAACAATGATGGGGGATTCATTGTTTTGCCGGGAGGGTTCCAGCTTGGCCGCTGAAAGGGCTTCCTTCCCCCGAGGTCTGCCGGGTGGCCTCCGTTCCCCCCACGGGGCCCCTCCACATAGGCCCGTCCTTTGTTGGGCCCTGTCTGCTCTGCAGCGTGAACGCGGCCCTGGCAGAGCCCTAACCGGGCTGCTCTTCTCTGGTCCAGCCAGGGTCCAGGCCCCTGGCTCACGGGTTCTCGTCACCTGGCAGGCCTGGCTGGATCTAGACTCGGGTTGGCTCTGGATAGGATAAACCTCCCCTTTACTCCCCGGGCTTTGGTCAGCGCTCAGAgggacagttttttaaaaaatgagagccACAGGGTTGACATGAAGCAGGTTAATGGGAAGGAGTGATGGGTACTGGGACATTTATTGACCCCTGAGATGGGCCAGTGCTGTGACCTGCTTCTCATGTTTTATTTAGTCCCTTCAGGAGCCCATGAGGCAGgcgttattcccattttatagactagGAAACAGGCCCAAGAGACTGCCTGGTCCAAGGGCAGTGggcggcagagctgggacttcagCCCTGTCTCCTGGTGCCCGCTCTGGAATGCACAGTCGCACCCACAGTCTCGGGGGTCCCTGCCCGCAGGTCCCCGCTGTGCCCCGTGGAGCCCTGGGGCTTCTCATGTGGCCATGGACGTGGGCGTCTGGCTGAGAGGAGCAGAGGCCAGCCCTGTCCCCAGGAA contains:
- the LTO1 gene encoding protein LTO1 homolog isoform X1, with the translated sequence MAGSQDMFDAVVMADDRFHGEGYQEGYEEGSSLGMIEGRRYGTLHGAKIGSEIGCYQGFALAWRCLLHGCTTEKDSKKMKVLESLLGMIQKFPYDDPTYDKLHEDLDRIRGKFRQLCSLLNVQPDFKISAEGSGLSF
- the LTO1 gene encoding protein LTO1 homolog isoform X2, whose amino-acid sequence is MAGSQDMFDAVVMADDRFHGEGYQEGYEEGSSLGMIEGRRYGTLHGAKIGSEIGCYQGFALAWRCLLHGCTTEKDRTWATAIWKCQSRDAQDSVGDCGVACPLTCPVTERVGVDRIRPSAEGRLGEIFL